In Thermus antranikianii DSM 12462, one DNA window encodes the following:
- a CDS encoding ABC transporter substrate-binding protein, with protein sequence MKRILLLLGVLGLAVAFAQVRTLDQIKRSGEIRIGTEGAFPPFNYFDEKNQLTGFEVDLGNAIAKKLGLKPVWITQAFDSLLIQLNQGRFDFVIASHGITEERAKAVDFTNPHYCTGGILVSKKGGPKTPKELQGKVVGVQIGTTYMEAAQKIPGIKQVRTYQKDPDALQDLLSGRLDAWITDRFVAKEAIKERKLENTLQLGELVFQERVAMAVAKGNKSVLQALNQALADLMKDGTYAQISKKWFGEDVRCR encoded by the coding sequence ATGAAAAGGATTCTTTTGCTGCTTGGGGTACTAGGGTTGGCCGTGGCCTTCGCCCAGGTGCGGACCTTGGACCAGATCAAGCGCTCGGGTGAGATCCGCATCGGTACCGAAGGGGCCTTTCCTCCCTTCAACTACTTTGACGAGAAAAATCAGCTCACGGGCTTTGAGGTGGACTTGGGTAACGCTATCGCCAAAAAGCTGGGGCTGAAGCCCGTATGGATCACCCAGGCCTTTGATAGCCTTCTTATCCAGCTGAACCAGGGCCGGTTTGACTTCGTGATCGCCTCCCACGGCATCACCGAGGAGCGGGCCAAGGCCGTGGACTTCACCAACCCCCATTACTGCACGGGCGGCATCCTCGTGAGCAAGAAGGGAGGCCCCAAGACGCCCAAGGAACTCCAGGGCAAGGTGGTAGGGGTGCAGATCGGCACCACCTATATGGAAGCTGCTCAGAAGATCCCCGGCATCAAGCAGGTCCGCACCTACCAGAAGGATCCCGATGCCCTTCAAGACCTCCTTTCGGGCCGTTTGGACGCTTGGATTACGGACCGCTTCGTGGCCAAGGAGGCCATCAAGGAGCGGAAGTTGGAGAATACCCTCCAGCTTGGGGAGCTGGTTTTCCAGGAAAGGGTGGCCATGGCGGTGGCCAAGGGCAATAAGAGCGTGCTCCAGGCTCTTAACCAGGCCCTGGCCGACCTGATGAAGGACGGTACCTACGCCCAGATCAGCAAGAAGTGGTTCGGCGAGGACGTGCGCTGTAGGTAA
- the glgP gene encoding alpha-glucan family phosphorylase — translation MRVLGRLTAMPELPEALRGLRKLAYNLWWSWNPEAAELFQEIDPLLWKRFRGNPVKLLLEVDPARLEALADGTYPARVQAVVAALEAYLKEREVKQGPLTAYFSAEYGFHSSLPIYAGGLGVLAGDHIKAASDLGLNLVGVGIFYHEGYFHQRLSPEGAQVEVYETLHPEELPLLPVQDQEGHPLRVGVEFPGRTVWLGAFQVQVGAVPVYLLTADLPENAPEDRAITARLYAPGLEMRIQQEMVLGIGGVRLLRALGLNPQVFHMNEGHSAFLGLERVRELVAEGYTFPVALELARAGALFTTHTPMPAGHDAFPLELVERYLLGFWEKLGVDKEGFFALGLEEKPWGKVFSMSNLALRTSAQAGGVSRLHGEVSREMFHHLWPELLREEVPIGHITNGVHTWTFLHPRLRRHYAEVFGPDWLRHPEDPATWRVEGLGEEFWRIHRDLRAELVREVRSRLYEQRRRNGESPSRLRQAERILDPEALTVGFARRFATYKRAVLLFKDPERLLRILQGPYPVQFVFAGKAHPKDEPGKAYLQELVARIKEYGLEDRMVVLEDYDMYLARVLVHGSDVWLNTPRRPMEASGTSGMKAALNGVLNLSVLDGWWAEAYNGKNGFAIGDERVYENEEAQDMADAQALYDVLEGEVLHLFYATGPEGYSSGWLSMVHESLRTVGPRFSAARMVREYLALYQRGQEWAGKARGEEEVLRAFHQALPAFYGLALRVEVPGDLTLNGEPLRARAYLEGEVPEALRPFLEVQLVVRRAGGGLEVVPMEEASGWFEVAYRPSRPGSYAYGVRIALRHPVTGRVEWVRWA, via the coding sequence ATGAGGGTACTTGGGCGTCTTACCGCCATGCCCGAGCTTCCAGAGGCTCTTAGGGGCTTGAGGAAGCTGGCCTATAACCTGTGGTGGAGCTGGAATCCGGAAGCGGCAGAGCTTTTCCAGGAGATCGATCCGTTGCTTTGGAAGCGCTTCCGCGGAAACCCGGTCAAGTTGCTTTTGGAGGTGGACCCCGCCCGCCTCGAGGCCCTGGCGGATGGCACCTATCCTGCCCGGGTCCAGGCGGTGGTGGCGGCCTTGGAGGCCTACCTCAAGGAACGGGAGGTAAAGCAAGGGCCTCTCACCGCCTACTTCTCTGCGGAATACGGCTTCCATAGCTCCTTGCCCATCTATGCGGGGGGGCTTGGGGTGCTGGCTGGGGATCACATCAAGGCAGCCAGCGACCTGGGCTTGAACCTGGTGGGAGTGGGGATTTTTTACCACGAGGGTTACTTCCACCAGCGCCTTTCCCCGGAGGGAGCCCAGGTGGAGGTGTACGAAACCCTGCATCCGGAAGAGCTACCCCTTCTGCCCGTGCAGGACCAGGAGGGTCATCCCTTAAGGGTGGGGGTAGAGTTTCCAGGGCGTACGGTTTGGCTTGGGGCCTTCCAGGTGCAGGTGGGTGCCGTGCCCGTATACCTCCTCACCGCCGATCTTCCGGAAAATGCCCCGGAGGATCGGGCCATCACCGCCAGGCTTTACGCTCCTGGTCTGGAGATGCGCATCCAGCAGGAGATGGTCTTGGGAATCGGGGGGGTTAGGCTGCTACGGGCCTTGGGGCTTAACCCCCAGGTCTTCCACATGAACGAAGGGCACTCGGCCTTCCTGGGCCTGGAGAGGGTGCGGGAGCTGGTGGCCGAGGGATACACCTTCCCGGTGGCTTTGGAACTGGCCCGGGCCGGGGCCCTGTTCACCACCCACACCCCGATGCCCGCGGGGCACGACGCCTTCCCCCTGGAGCTTGTGGAACGGTATCTCTTGGGTTTCTGGGAAAAGCTGGGCGTGGACAAGGAGGGCTTTTTCGCCCTGGGCCTCGAGGAGAAGCCTTGGGGCAAGGTCTTTTCCATGTCCAACCTGGCCCTTAGGACCAGCGCCCAGGCGGGTGGGGTTTCCCGCCTCCACGGGGAGGTTTCCCGGGAGATGTTCCACCACCTCTGGCCGGAGCTTTTGCGGGAGGAGGTGCCCATCGGCCACATCACCAATGGGGTCCACACCTGGACCTTCCTCCACCCCAGGCTACGCCGCCATTACGCGGAGGTGTTTGGTCCTGACTGGCTGCGGCATCCTGAGGACCCCGCCACCTGGAGGGTGGAGGGGTTGGGGGAGGAGTTTTGGCGCATCCACCGGGACCTCAGGGCTGAGCTGGTGCGGGAGGTGCGCTCCCGCCTTTACGAGCAACGCCGCCGGAATGGGGAGAGCCCAAGCCGCCTCCGCCAGGCGGAGCGCATCCTGGACCCGGAGGCCCTTACCGTCGGCTTTGCCCGCCGCTTCGCCACCTACAAGCGGGCTGTTTTGCTTTTCAAGGATCCCGAGCGCCTCCTCCGCATCCTCCAGGGGCCTTATCCCGTGCAGTTTGTCTTTGCGGGCAAGGCCCATCCCAAGGACGAGCCCGGCAAGGCTTACCTCCAGGAGCTGGTGGCCAGGATCAAGGAGTACGGCCTCGAGGACCGCATGGTGGTCCTGGAGGACTACGACATGTACCTGGCCCGGGTTTTGGTCCACGGCAGCGATGTCTGGCTCAACACTCCCCGGAGGCCCATGGAAGCCTCGGGCACCAGCGGGATGAAGGCGGCGTTGAACGGGGTCTTGAACTTAAGCGTCCTGGACGGTTGGTGGGCTGAGGCTTATAACGGCAAGAACGGCTTTGCCATCGGCGACGAACGGGTCTACGAGAACGAGGAAGCCCAGGACATGGCCGACGCCCAGGCCCTGTACGACGTGCTGGAGGGGGAGGTGCTTCACCTCTTTTACGCCACAGGCCCCGAGGGGTACTCCTCGGGGTGGCTCTCCATGGTCCACGAGAGCCTCCGCACCGTGGGTCCGAGGTTCAGCGCCGCCCGTATGGTGCGGGAGTACCTGGCCCTTTACCAAAGGGGGCAGGAGTGGGCGGGGAAGGCCAGAGGGGAAGAGGAGGTACTGCGCGCCTTCCACCAGGCCCTGCCTGCCTTTTACGGCCTGGCCCTCCGGGTGGAGGTTCCAGGGGACCTGACCTTGAATGGGGAGCCCTTGCGGGCGCGGGCTTACCTGGAGGGGGAGGTGCCGGAGGCCCTAAGGCCATTCCTCGAGGTCCAGCTGGTGGTGCGCCGCGCAGGCGGGGGGCTGGAAGTGGTGCCCATGGAGGAGGCCTCGGGATGGTTCGAGGTGGCCTACCGTCCTTCCCGGCCGGGAAGCTACGCCTACGGGGTGCGCATAGCCCTCAGGCATCCCGTGACGGGCCGGGTGGAGTGGGTGCGGTGGGCCTAG
- a CDS encoding TrkH family potassium uptake protein, with product MKPWPASSARQGFRSSLYLLGLTYQGFGLLMLAFALLALGWGEDARGFLLGAVLGVGLGKALQEVGHPEAQPHRAEVFAAVALLWLLVPALGAIPYWVSGGLNYLDALFEAVSGFTTTGATVLSDFQQFGKSLFLWRSFTQWMGGIGIVVLFLVVFPQLQVAGRQAFFAESTGVEKERLTPRLRHTAQAVLKVYLALTASAFLAYWWAGMPVFEALANALTTIPAGGFSPNPQSFAAYPLQAQWLGSAFMFLAGVNFLLQYRLFFGREIKPLLRDAEFQAYALLVLLAGLLLSLYLYTHHMYSLEASLRHAFFQVISFVTTTGFASVDFAKWVVPAQAILVILMFVGGSAGSGAGGIKVVRWLLLFGLLRREITRTLHPRAVLPLRLGPRVVSEEALRQVSVFIFLYTLLFGFGALILALLEGDFVKAFTASAQAIGNIGPGLGTVGPMGSYAELHPASKVVLIFQMWAGRIEILPVVLLFSPELWRRLR from the coding sequence ATGAAACCGTGGCCCGCATCGTCGGCTAGGCAGGGGTTTCGCTCCAGCCTGTACCTCTTGGGCCTTACGTATCAGGGCTTCGGCCTTCTCATGCTGGCCTTTGCCCTCCTGGCCCTGGGTTGGGGGGAGGATGCCCGGGGGTTTCTCCTGGGAGCGGTGCTGGGGGTGGGGTTGGGTAAGGCCTTGCAGGAGGTGGGACATCCAGAGGCCCAACCGCATCGGGCCGAGGTTTTCGCCGCCGTGGCCCTGCTTTGGCTTTTGGTGCCCGCCTTAGGGGCCATACCCTACTGGGTCTCGGGGGGGCTGAACTATCTGGACGCCCTTTTTGAGGCGGTTTCCGGCTTTACCACCACTGGGGCCACGGTGCTTTCGGATTTCCAGCAGTTTGGCAAGAGCCTCTTTCTCTGGAGAAGCTTCACCCAGTGGATGGGGGGCATCGGCATCGTGGTGCTTTTCCTGGTGGTCTTTCCCCAACTCCAGGTGGCGGGCCGCCAGGCCTTTTTCGCCGAGAGCACGGGGGTGGAGAAGGAAAGGCTTACGCCAAGGCTACGGCACACCGCCCAGGCAGTTCTAAAGGTATACCTGGCCCTTACCGCCTCGGCCTTCCTGGCTTATTGGTGGGCGGGTATGCCTGTCTTTGAGGCCTTGGCCAACGCCCTCACCACCATCCCGGCGGGCGGGTTCAGCCCCAACCCGCAAAGCTTTGCCGCCTATCCCCTCCAGGCCCAGTGGCTGGGCAGCGCCTTCATGTTCCTGGCGGGGGTGAACTTCCTGCTGCAGTACCGCCTTTTCTTCGGACGGGAGATCAAACCCCTCCTCAGGGATGCCGAGTTCCAGGCTTATGCCCTGCTGGTGCTCCTTGCGGGCCTACTGCTCTCCCTTTACCTCTACACCCACCACATGTATAGCCTCGAGGCCAGCCTCCGCCATGCGTTCTTCCAGGTGATCTCCTTTGTTACCACTACTGGTTTCGCCAGCGTGGACTTTGCAAAGTGGGTGGTACCAGCCCAGGCCATCCTGGTGATCCTCATGTTCGTGGGGGGAAGTGCGGGCTCGGGGGCGGGGGGCATCAAGGTGGTGCGCTGGCTCCTGCTTTTTGGGCTTCTAAGGCGGGAGATCACCCGCACCCTCCACCCCAGGGCGGTCCTTCCCCTTCGCCTGGGTCCCCGGGTGGTTTCCGAGGAGGCTTTGCGGCAGGTTTCCGTTTTCATCTTCCTTTACACCCTCCTCTTTGGTTTCGGCGCCCTGATCCTGGCGCTTTTGGAGGGAGATTTTGTGAAGGCCTTTACCGCCAGCGCCCAAGCCATCGGCAACATCGGGCCGGGGCTGGGCACGGTGGGCCCCATGGGTTCCTATGCGGAACTCCATCCTGCTTCCAAGGTGGTTCTCATCTTCCAGATGTGGGCGGGGCGGATAGAGATCCTCCCTGTGGTCCTCCTCTTCAGCCCAGAGCTCTGGCGGCGGCTTCGGTGA
- the trkA gene encoding Trk system potassium transporter TrkA, translating to MYIVIAGGGEVGGELARTLEKAHEVVVLDRNPQAKERFAHLDVKVVVGGATDPDALREAGVDRADLFIASTDSDEVNLLASLLAKGLGAKETLCFVGKGGYVEVLTDPRTAEILGTRIDKVLWPQRAMAREIVEVILVPGAVDTEVLAEGRLRFVEYRVKEGGPYAHRLLSELSWPEGVLVVGLVRDGAFWSFAHPEYPEVILEPGDKILFVTTLRAFPELEACFATGRGVRRVMVIGGGNVGFMVAQELLRRRLEVVIIEPSRERCEWLSQELPGALIIQGDGTDLELLEAEGLREADAVVAVTDNDEKNLLASLLAKQLGVGKVITRVSRSETRRLFEQVGIDLPLTPRQAAVRAVLDYLGPENVEHVSTMDENIELLEVELPESFRPRYLSTLATPQVAPVALERDHRVMLYREDLEALPKDRLFLVVAREVADETVARIVG from the coding sequence ATGTACATCGTCATCGCCGGGGGCGGGGAGGTGGGCGGGGAACTGGCCCGCACCCTGGAAAAAGCCCATGAGGTGGTGGTTTTGGATCGCAATCCCCAGGCCAAGGAGCGCTTTGCCCATCTGGACGTGAAGGTGGTGGTGGGCGGGGCCACCGACCCCGACGCCCTTAGGGAGGCCGGGGTAGATCGAGCGGACCTCTTCATCGCCAGCACGGATTCCGATGAGGTGAACCTGCTGGCCTCCCTTTTGGCCAAGGGGCTTGGGGCTAAGGAAACCCTGTGTTTTGTGGGCAAGGGAGGGTATGTGGAGGTGCTCACCGATCCCCGCACCGCCGAGATTCTGGGTACCCGCATCGACAAGGTCCTCTGGCCGCAAAGGGCCATGGCCAGGGAGATTGTGGAGGTGATCCTGGTTCCCGGGGCCGTGGACACCGAGGTGCTGGCGGAGGGGCGGCTCCGCTTCGTGGAGTACCGGGTGAAGGAAGGAGGGCCCTACGCCCACCGGCTTCTATCCGAGCTTTCCTGGCCGGAGGGGGTCCTGGTGGTGGGGTTGGTGCGGGATGGAGCCTTTTGGAGCTTCGCCCACCCGGAGTATCCCGAGGTCATCCTGGAGCCGGGGGACAAGATCCTTTTCGTCACCACCTTAAGGGCTTTCCCTGAGCTGGAAGCCTGCTTCGCCACGGGGCGGGGCGTGCGGAGGGTAATGGTCATCGGTGGGGGAAACGTGGGCTTCATGGTGGCCCAGGAGCTTTTAAGGCGGCGCCTCGAGGTGGTGATCATCGAGCCCAGCCGTGAGCGGTGCGAATGGCTTTCCCAGGAGCTTCCTGGTGCCCTCATCATCCAAGGGGATGGTACCGACCTGGAGCTTTTGGAGGCGGAGGGATTGCGGGAAGCCGATGCGGTGGTGGCGGTGACCGATAACGACGAGAAGAACCTCCTGGCCTCCCTCTTGGCTAAGCAGCTTGGGGTGGGTAAGGTGATCACCCGGGTGTCCCGCTCGGAGACCCGAAGGCTCTTTGAGCAGGTGGGCATAGACCTGCCCCTCACGCCCCGCCAGGCGGCGGTGCGGGCGGTTTTGGACTACCTGGGACCCGAGAACGTGGAGCATGTGTCCACCATGGACGAGAACATTGAGCTATTGGAGGTGGAGCTTCCGGAAAGCTTCAGGCCCAGGTACCTAAGTACCCTGGCCACACCCCAGGTGGCCCCGGTGGCCCTAGAGCGAGACCATCGGGTGATGCTCTACCGCGAGGACCTCGAGGCCCTTCCCAAGGACCGGCTCTTTTTGGTGGTGGCCCGGGAGGTGGCAGATGAAACCGTGGCCCGCATCGTCGGCTAG
- the rimO gene encoding 30S ribosomal protein S12 methylthiotransferase RimO: MAKIGFVSLGCPKALVDSEQILSRLKALGYETSSTYEEAELVVVNTCGFITPAIEESLEAIGEALRENGKVVVTGCLGARPEVIRERYPMVLEITGPGEVERVLEAVQAVLPAPRNPLLDLIPPQVKLTPRHYAYLKLSEGCDHRCSFCIIPKLRGGLRSRDAGEVLAEAARLVATGTRELILIAQDLSAYGVDLRHRESFWGDRLVKAELKDLLSHMAELGAWIRLHYVYPYPHVRELLPLMAEGKVLPYLDVPLQHASERILRLMRRPGGYQSHLKTLRSWREVVPGLCVRSSFIVGFPGETEEDFQILLDFVQEAELDRVGVFTYSPVEGAEANALEGHVPEEVKEERKARLMEVQAEISLRKNQSFVGKTLEVLVDELPEPGLAVGRSYRDSPGIDGLVYVETDGTARVGERIPVRITRADTYDLYGVQV, from the coding sequence ATGGCGAAGATCGGCTTTGTGAGCCTGGGCTGCCCCAAGGCCCTGGTGGACTCGGAACAGATCCTTTCCCGGCTGAAGGCCTTAGGCTACGAAACCAGTTCCACCTACGAGGAGGCGGAACTGGTGGTGGTGAACACCTGCGGCTTCATCACCCCGGCCATTGAGGAGAGCCTCGAGGCCATCGGGGAGGCCTTGCGGGAAAACGGCAAGGTGGTGGTGACGGGGTGTTTGGGAGCCAGGCCCGAGGTGATCCGGGAGAGATACCCCATGGTGTTGGAAATTACCGGCCCCGGGGAAGTGGAGAGGGTTCTGGAGGCTGTGCAAGCAGTCCTGCCCGCACCCCGCAACCCCCTTTTGGACCTCATCCCGCCCCAGGTGAAGCTTACCCCCCGGCACTACGCCTACCTGAAGCTTTCCGAGGGGTGCGACCACCGCTGTAGCTTCTGCATCATCCCTAAGCTGAGGGGAGGCTTGCGCTCCCGCGACGCCGGGGAGGTCCTGGCGGAGGCCGCCCGGCTGGTGGCCACGGGTACCCGGGAGCTCATCCTCATCGCCCAGGATCTCTCTGCTTACGGGGTAGACCTCCGCCATCGGGAAAGCTTCTGGGGTGACCGCCTGGTGAAGGCGGAGCTTAAGGACCTTCTTTCCCACATGGCGGAGCTCGGGGCTTGGATACGGCTTCACTACGTCTACCCCTATCCCCACGTGCGGGAGCTTCTTCCCCTCATGGCCGAGGGCAAGGTGCTTCCCTACCTGGATGTGCCCCTCCAGCATGCTTCGGAGCGAATCCTCCGCCTCATGCGCCGTCCCGGAGGGTACCAAAGCCACCTGAAGACCCTGAGGTCCTGGCGGGAGGTGGTCCCAGGGCTTTGCGTCCGCTCCAGCTTTATCGTGGGCTTCCCTGGGGAAACGGAGGAGGACTTCCAGATCCTCCTGGACTTTGTGCAGGAGGCGGAGCTGGACCGCGTGGGGGTCTTCACCTATTCCCCAGTGGAGGGAGCCGAGGCCAACGCCCTGGAGGGCCATGTTCCTGAGGAGGTCAAGGAGGAACGGAAGGCCAGGCTTATGGAGGTGCAGGCGGAAATCAGCCTGCGAAAGAACCAAAGCTTCGTGGGCAAGACCCTCGAGGTCCTGGTGGACGAGCTTCCAGAGCCTGGCTTGGCCGTGGGCCGGAGCTACCGGGATTCCCCGGGTATAGACGGGCTGGTCTACGTGGAAACCGACGGCACGGCCCGGGTGGGGGAGAGGATCCCGGTTCGGATAACCCGGGCGGATACCTACGACCTTTACGGGGTCCAGGTTTAG
- a CDS encoding helix-turn-helix domain-containing protein, which translates to MCELGERLRRAREEKGLSLKEAAARLALRAKVLEALEECRFEELPEPALARGYLRRYALLLGLDPEPLLALYPLAPTFPPFPPPASRRPFPWSLLLVLAFLGALGYGAYLVLRPAPVQTVSLPPEPSPKPPERYGLRVVSEPPGARVYLDGFYLGQTPLASPPLEGGRRFLRLELPGYEPVEEEVNLDRNLSLSYRLVPKPSPESTSSNPQPEVSPGKLVLRLEGRSWLRVTQGGKRLYEGIPEVGAELVFDLPVEVRSGNPGAVRVFLDGRDLGPLGEPGKPLTRRFEAP; encoded by the coding sequence GTGTGTGAACTAGGGGAAAGGTTAAGGCGGGCCCGGGAGGAGAAGGGGCTTTCCCTTAAAGAGGCGGCGGCGCGGCTAGCCTTGAGGGCCAAGGTGTTGGAGGCCCTCGAGGAGTGCCGTTTTGAGGAGCTCCCTGAGCCGGCCTTGGCCCGGGGCTACCTCCGGCGCTATGCCCTTCTCTTGGGGTTAGACCCCGAGCCCCTTTTGGCTCTTTACCCCCTGGCCCCCACCTTTCCGCCTTTCCCCCCGCCGGCTTCCCGGCGCCCTTTTCCCTGGTCTCTTTTGTTGGTCTTGGCCTTTTTGGGGGCCTTAGGGTATGGGGCGTACCTGGTTTTGCGTCCGGCACCCGTGCAGACGGTAAGCTTGCCCCCTGAGCCCTCGCCCAAGCCTCCGGAGCGCTATGGGCTTCGAGTGGTGAGCGAGCCCCCGGGAGCCCGGGTATACCTGGATGGCTTCTACCTGGGCCAGACGCCCTTGGCCTCACCTCCCCTGGAAGGAGGTAGGCGCTTTCTTAGGCTGGAGCTTCCGGGGTACGAGCCGGTGGAGGAGGAGGTGAACCTGGACCGGAACCTCTCCTTAAGTTACCGCCTGGTTCCCAAGCCTTCCCCTGAGTCCACTTCTTCCAATCCCCAGCCGGAAGTTTCCCCGGGAAAACTGGTACTTCGCCTCGAGGGCCGGAGCTGGCTTAGGGTCACCCAAGGGGGGAAGCGTTTGTATGAGGGCATTCCTGAGGTGGGTGCGGAGCTGGTCTTTGACCTTCCGGTGGAGGTGCGCTCGGGGAATCCCGGGGCGGTGCGGGTTTTCTTGGATGGCAGGGACCTTGGGCCCTTGGGGGAGCCGGGGAAGCCCCTTACCCGTCGCTTTGAAGCGCCTTGA
- a CDS encoding pseudouridine-5'-phosphate glycosidase → MAEALVALESAFLTHGLPYPLNLRTAKALEEAVRAEGAIPKTIALVQGEVRVGLSQEEMEALAQGGAEKASLWNLPALLVQRKSAGTTVAATVHLAYRHGIAVFATGGIGGVHPEPFDESADLLALARTPILVVSSGPKAILDLRATLERLETLGVSVVGYRTDRLPAFFSPSSPFPVPARVETPLEAALVLRKSRELGLGAVLLVNPVSQGLPYEEVVLWVEEASHQAAREGVFGKALTPYLLRRLSELSRGETDRVNERLLLENARLAARVALAWAGLE, encoded by the coding sequence ATGGCGGAAGCTTTGGTGGCCCTGGAGTCTGCTTTCCTGACCCATGGGTTACCTTACCCCTTGAACCTGCGCACCGCTAAAGCCCTGGAGGAAGCGGTGCGAGCTGAAGGAGCTATCCCCAAGACCATCGCCCTCGTGCAGGGGGAGGTGCGCGTCGGCCTTTCCCAGGAGGAGATGGAGGCCCTAGCCCAAGGCGGTGCGGAGAAGGCGAGCCTCTGGAACCTTCCCGCCCTCTTGGTCCAGAGGAAAAGCGCCGGAACCACGGTGGCGGCCACGGTCCACCTGGCCTACCGCCACGGGATCGCGGTCTTCGCCACTGGAGGGATCGGGGGGGTGCATCCCGAGCCCTTTGACGAGAGCGCTGATCTTTTGGCCCTTGCTCGTACCCCCATTCTGGTGGTTTCCTCTGGGCCCAAGGCCATCTTGGACTTGAGGGCCACCCTGGAACGTCTGGAGACCCTTGGGGTTTCCGTGGTGGGCTACCGCACGGACCGCCTGCCCGCCTTCTTTTCCCCCTCCTCCCCCTTCCCTGTGCCCGCCCGGGTGGAAACTCCCCTCGAAGCTGCCTTGGTCCTCCGCAAATCCCGGGAACTTGGCTTAGGCGCGGTTCTTCTGGTGAATCCCGTTTCCCAAGGCCTTCCCTACGAGGAGGTGGTCCTTTGGGTGGAGGAGGCCAGCCACCAAGCGGCCAGGGAGGGGGTGTTTGGCAAGGCCCTTACCCCTTACCTCCTGAGGCGCCTTTCGGAGCTTTCCCGAGGGGAGACCGACCGGGTAAACGAGAGGCTTCTCCTGGAAAACGCACGCTTGGCAGCCCGGGTGGCCCTGGCCTGGGCCGGGCTAGAATAG
- a CDS encoding DUF4388 domain-containing protein translates to MEGDFRLLGPIDWLQLLAQGGKTGVFTVEAGGGRGEVYLEQGRPVHAVFREKVGQEALLEVLALKEGRFRFLLSVRPPLSSLEGPLEAYLLQAIRLLDERVEVGPFDLVRPGSRAQAVQSTLDPVELSLLLALGSGQSPLDLAFRLALPLGEVLRRLGHLARLRLVEVLPRVPRTARLRVALGRQGTQVDTLLLAAWQEHYGFFQRVRVKAHKEVLLPVEGMEGLGLEIRLAPELLLFHGLKVGEEVVVWPEV, encoded by the coding sequence ATGGAAGGCGATTTCCGCCTCTTAGGTCCCATTGACTGGTTGCAGCTCCTCGCCCAGGGGGGAAAGACAGGGGTTTTTACCGTGGAGGCAGGGGGTGGAAGGGGGGAGGTTTACCTGGAGCAGGGCCGGCCCGTCCATGCGGTGTTCAGGGAGAAGGTGGGGCAGGAGGCCTTGCTGGAGGTGCTGGCGTTGAAGGAGGGGCGCTTTCGCTTTCTGCTTTCCGTACGGCCTCCCTTGAGTTCCCTGGAAGGCCCCCTCGAGGCCTACCTCTTGCAGGCGATCCGCCTTCTGGATGAGCGGGTGGAGGTGGGTCCCTTTGACCTGGTGCGGCCGGGGTCCCGGGCCCAGGCGGTCCAAAGTACCCTAGACCCCGTGGAGCTTTCCCTCCTCCTGGCCCTGGGCAGTGGCCAAAGCCCCCTGGATCTGGCCTTCCGCCTGGCCCTGCCCCTGGGGGAAGTCCTAAGGCGTCTGGGCCACCTGGCCCGGCTGCGCCTGGTGGAGGTACTCCCCCGGGTACCGCGCACGGCTCGGCTTCGGGTAGCCCTGGGGCGGCAGGGGACCCAGGTGGATACCCTGCTCCTTGCTGCCTGGCAAGAGCATTACGGTTTCTTTCAACGGGTGCGGGTCAAGGCTCACAAGGAGGTGCTTCTGCCCGTGGAAGGCATGGAGGGCCTGGGGTTGGAGATCCGCCTTGCGCCGGAGCTTCTCCTCTTCCACGGGCTCAAAGTGGGGGAGGAGGTCGTGGTGTGGCCGGAAGTGTGA
- a CDS encoding fructosamine kinase family protein — MDPRKLLERAGLEAKGVPQPLYGGDISRVYRLGAYVVKLSPSPPLGLFPAEARGLRALAERGVRVPRVFFAAEEGLILEYLPEGPPDWEGLARMLAGLHRQREALYRAEAGFLGTFPLPGGEGREWTEFFFSRCIEPLLQATWDRLEGLGPKVEALFQRPLPAEGPAPLHGDLWHGNVRFTPEGPALLDPSFFVGERGVDLAMMRLFGGFPKVFWQAYQALYPIPEEVEEALPRYQVYYLLAHVHFFGKGYLGSLWKAISAS; from the coding sequence ATGGACCCCAGGAAACTTCTTGAGCGGGCGGGGCTTGAGGCCAAGGGTGTGCCTCAGCCCCTTTACGGCGGGGATATTTCCCGGGTGTACCGCCTGGGGGCCTATGTGGTGAAGCTTTCGCCGAGCCCCCCTTTAGGCCTCTTTCCCGCGGAAGCCCGGGGGCTTAGGGCCTTGGCCGAGCGAGGGGTGCGGGTGCCCCGGGTATTCTTTGCGGCCGAGGAGGGATTGATCCTGGAATATTTGCCGGAAGGCCCACCCGATTGGGAAGGTCTGGCCCGCATGCTGGCGGGTCTACACCGCCAGCGCGAAGCTCTATACCGGGCCGAGGCGGGGTTCTTGGGCACCTTTCCCCTGCCGGGCGGGGAGGGGAGGGAGTGGACGGAGTTCTTCTTTTCGCGGTGCATAGAGCCTCTTTTGCAGGCCACGTGGGACCGCCTTGAGGGCCTTGGTCCCAAGGTGGAAGCCCTCTTTCAGAGGCCTCTGCCCGCCGAGGGGCCTGCACCCCTACACGGGGACCTTTGGCACGGCAACGTCCGCTTTACCCCGGAGGGGCCTGCCCTTCTGGATCCTTCCTTTTTCGTGGGAGAGCGGGGGGTGGACCTGGCCATGATGCGCCTTTTCGGAGGGTTTCCCAAAGTTTTCTGGCAGGCTTACCAGGCTCTTTACCCCATTCCGGAGGAGGTGGAGGAGGCCTTGCCCCGGTACCAGGTCTACTATCTCCTGGCCCACGTGCACTTCTTCGGCAAGGGATACCTTGGTTCCCTATGGAAGGCGATTTCCGCCTCTTAG